The following are encoded together in the Triticum urartu cultivar G1812 unplaced genomic scaffold, Tu2.1 TuUngrouped_contig_8321, whole genome shotgun sequence genome:
- the LOC125531892 gene encoding uncharacterized protein LOC125531892, whose product MDSNKANKVGKPRDLENFIPRHGILKCTKHTSVKMVKEKRGNSEGKEVIELCRKSVKRVKFSEADAILELPERQSLCKMFSDAMASSSSSSSSSSSFTSTEADKCISAESGSSHMPMEAFTKAKEANKNSDHEDSPDKCVTAESGTSHIPMEAFTKAKEANKNSDHEDSPDKCITAESGTSHIPMEAFTKTKEGNKNSDHEDSPEPGSREMSTPLIDLNMALSESTELDQRYDSYSEVPNLEHTHEETLSSHVQLLHERENRMNFSVVSHRLESEQSSADLERTTNSSSAGTFLHGEAIKVSDVDAAGPPLSLTELAETHRGCSNISVKDTMTMSTSPCALPDHTFQDSFGQHQSWFSTSGKFSSGPSHESNVSHSKELNFRSQLNVPSENGPSTGQTVRLMGKDLPVCTTRAESFSETARKHTGTFTNDYLNANVFLPQQGRPFLSLQAQNFPNDTVNSTSITHASTYHASASQAWTTHDYSHPFPAANVLSGDQLPYENRFVDFSNSQTNRLFLLGYQPPPNHGSAAFQQNSPSRRYYSDPITRTEPPTAPPLPTTRQHGAPSSGFHANLPQQHVVHSASSSVGFTFNYPGQVVQATSNSIRDLTLSARNTDNRMGSAVLGNSNASPSVRYVQKRSGPVKLTPGVKHVLVPSDCTGDGDSAPVYSCVSFRSRNTNAACPQNKGA is encoded by the coding sequence ATGGACAGCAATAAAGCCAACAAAGTGGGGAAACCACGAGATCTGGAAAATTTTATCCCTAGGCATGGCATTTTAAAGTGCACAAAGCACACATCAGTGAAAATGGTCAAGGAGAAACGTGGCAATTCAGAAGGCAAGGAAGTAATAGAACTCTGCCGCAAATCAGTGAAACGTGTCAAATTCTCAGAAGCAGATGCTATACTTGAGCTACCAGAACGACAAAGTCTCTGCAAGATGTTTTCAGATGCTATGGCTTCTtcatcgtcctcctcctcatcatcatcgtcattCACGTCTACCGAAGCAGACAAATGCATATCTGCAGAAAGTGGTAGTTCTCATATGCCCATGGAAGCTTTCACTAAGGCGAAAGAAGCAAATAAGAATTCAGATCATGAGGATTCTCCAGACAAATGCGTAACTGCAGAAAGTGGTACTTCTCATATTCCCATGGAAGCTTTCACTAAGGCGAAAGAAGCAAATAAGAATTCAGATCATGAGGATTCTCCAGACAAATGCATAACTGCAGAAAGTGGTACTTCTCATATTCCCATGGAAGCTTTCACTAAGACGAAAGAAGGAAATAAGAATTCAGATCACGAGGATTCTCCTGAGCCTGGTAGCAGAGAGATGTCAACTCCTTTGATTGATTTGAATATGGCGTTATCGGAATCTACTGAATTGGACCAAAGGTATGATTCATATTCAGAGGTGCCAAATCTGGAGCATACACATGAGGAAACTTTAAGTTCTCATGTCCAATTGCTTCATGAGAGAGAAAACCGGATGAATTTTTCTGTTGTTTCACACAGACTGGAAAGTGAACAATCTAGTGCTGACTTGGAAAGAACAACGAATTCAAGTTCGGCGGGCACATTTTTGCATGGTGAGGCGATAAAAGTTTCTGATGTAGATGCTGCTGGTCCTCCATTGAGCTTAACTGAACTTGCTGAGACTCATCGTGGTTGCAGTAATATTTCAGTAAAAGATACTATGACTATGAGTACGTCCCCTTGTGCATTGCCAGATCATACATTTCAGGATTCATTTGGGCAGCACCAGAGTTGGTTTTCCACCAGCGGCAAATTTTCTTCCGGGCCATCTCATGAATCTAATGTGTCACACAGTAAGGAGTTAAATTTTCGTTCTCAGTTGAACGTGCCAAGTGAGAATGGACCTTCCACAGGACAGACAGTTCGTTTGATGGGTAAAGATCTTCCAGTTTGCACGACCAGAGCTGAATCGTTTTCCGAGACTGCGCGCAAGCATACAGGTACTTTCACCAATGACTACCTGAACGCAAATGTGTTCTTGCCACAACAAGGACGGCCTTTTCTCTCTTTACAAGCTCAGAATTTCCCCAATGATACAGTAAATTCTACCAGTATAACTCATGCTTCAACATATCATGCAAGCGCAAGTCAGGCATGGACTACACATGATTACAGCCACCCTTTCCCTGCAGCTAATGTACTTTCTGGAGATCAGTTGCCATATGAAAACAGGTTTGTTGATTTTTCAAACTCGCAGACCAATCGGCTTTTTTTATTGGGCTACCAACCTCCTCCCAATCATGGCAGTGCAGCATTCCAACAGAATTCCCCGTCGCGCCGCTATTATTCTGATCCTATCACTAGAACTGAACCACCCACAGCACCACCTTTGCCTACAACCAGACAGCATGGTGCACCATCTTCAGGTTTCCATGCCAATTTGCCTCAGCAACATGTTGTGCATTCAGCAAGCTCATCAGTGGGTTTTACATTCAACTATCCAGGCCAGGTAGTTCAAGCAACTTCCAACAGCATAAGAGATCTGACCCTTTCGGCCAGAAATACAGACAACAGAATGGGGAGCGCTGTTCTTGGCAATTCCAATGCTTCGCCTAGTGTTCGCTATGTGCAGAAGAGATCAGGCCCAGTGAAGCTCACTCCTGGTGTGAAGCATGTACTGGTGCCAAGCGATTGCACAGGTGATGGCGATTCTGCGCCTGTGTACTCCTGTGTTTCGTTCAGAAGTAGGAACACAAATGCTGCATGTCCTCAGAACAAAGGAGCATGA